The genomic DNA TAAAGATTGGTAAGAGCTTTGCCCGCACGACATCAAATGTGAATAAATGGTTTGAACTTATGAACTAGGACAACTGCCGCAAACGACTACAAACACGCAAGATACAAAATGTGTTTAGTTAtgaacagctgcagcagacgaTGGAACTTATAAATCTACTCAACTTTCTGCATTACGATTAGGAGGGGGAAAATGCAATCCAGGCATTTACTTGCCACCCGCTGTGAATTTGGAGAGCCTCTCCAGAAGTCCGATGTAGGAGGTGTGTTCATGGGCAGTGGCCAGGTCGGACAGCTTCTCCGCGAACTCTTGGCTTATGCCCTTCTCTTCCAGATAGTTCAAAAGCAAATCGTATAGATAGCCGTCCAAAACATCGCCCGCCACGGCATAGACTTTGTCGTTCCATTCGCCCTCAAAGATGGACATTTCGTCAATGGAGAACACGTCGTCTGCAAAGGAACGCCAATCAATTATAGATTCTTTTTATATTCAAGTTCGTATACGTACTGTACTCTCCCTCTTGGGCCTCGCCCTGAAGGTAGGAACACGTGAACGAGAGCGTGGTGCCGCTCTTAATGACATCCACCTCAAACTGGGGCTTGCTTCTCATTTCACCCAGCTCCGGCTTGTCCGCATTGGGATTGATCTCTGGCTCGTCCTCAGAGTCAACCGTATGGTTCACATTGAAGCTAATCACGACCTTCTCCTTGTCGGTCTCCTTGATGAGCTCCACTTCGCCGCCCACAATCTTCACGTTGAATCCATCCAGGGTGCTGGCAACGGTCTTGCCCTTCTGTACTTTGCGCTCGGCCACGATCTCCTCGGCAAGGCACTCCACCAGCTCTTTCTCAGCTATACATAGAcattttcattactttttGTCTCCCATTTCATCATCTCGCTTTTGAGGTTATGTAACATGCGGCATGTTTCAATCACTATCAGCTTTTTTTCAATGAAAACCTACCTTTGGTGTGCACATTGCAGCCACAGGTGCAACTAATGCTGGGTTTGTGGACATTCAA from Drosophila subobscura isolate 14011-0131.10 chromosome E, UCBerk_Dsub_1.0, whole genome shotgun sequence includes the following:
- the LOC117892253 gene encoding complement component 1 Q subcomponent-binding protein, mitochondrial, which translates into the protein MNNLRIATLRFASMATKATGSLGKRDFTRSLWHMTKKPVTGASNDHVTVLNVHKPSISCTCGCNVHTKAEKELVECLAEEIVAERKVQKGKTVASTLDGFNVKIVGGEVELIKETDKEKVVISFNVNHTVDSEDEPEINPNADKPELGEMRSKPQFEVDVIKSGTTLSFTCSYLQGEAQEGEYNDVFSIDEMSIFEGEWNDKVYAVAGDVLDGYLYDLLLNYLEEKGISQEFAEKLSDLATAHEHTSYIGLLERLSKFTAGGK